One genomic window of Manihot esculenta cultivar AM560-2 chromosome 16, M.esculenta_v8, whole genome shotgun sequence includes the following:
- the LOC110603118 gene encoding uncharacterized protein LOC110603118 isoform X3 has protein sequence MMGRAILPHFLLLSSSPPQLSSSLYYLHLYLNSPILYAVHILIQSQAGHSLDFQANISKLGANSSKCKMRDALLVSVATPLSHSRSLLLQRVLRALRTWNLTQRPECNNLLSVYQLISRKTRESWREAPPKLQS, from the exons ATGATGGGACGTGCCATTCTCCCTCATTTTCTCCTCCTCTCCAGCTCTCCTCCGCAGTTGTCCTCTTCACTGTACTATCTTCATCTCTATCTCAACTCTCCAATACTCTATGCTGTTCACATCCTAATACAATCTCAAGCAGGTCACTCACTGGATTTCCAAGCGAATATCTCGAAGCTCGGAGCTAATTCGTCAAAATGCAAAATGCGAGATGCTCTACTTGTTTCCGTTGCCACTCCATTGTCTCACTCTCGGAGCCTGCTGTTGCAGAGAGTTCTACGAGCTCTACGAA CCTGGAATTTGACACAAAGGCCTGAATGCAACAATCTTCTTTCAGTATATCAGCTTATCTCAAGGAAGACAAGAG
- the LOC110603118 gene encoding uncharacterized protein LOC110603118 isoform X5 has translation MMGRAILPHFLLLSSSPPQLSSSLYYLHLYLNSPILYAVHILIQSQAGHSLDFQANISKLGANSSKCKMRDALLVSVATPLSHSRSLLLQRVLRALRTWNLTQRPECNNLLSVYQLISRKTRVVNTFPLWEVK, from the exons ATGATGGGACGTGCCATTCTCCCTCATTTTCTCCTCCTCTCCAGCTCTCCTCCGCAGTTGTCCTCTTCACTGTACTATCTTCATCTCTATCTCAACTCTCCAATACTCTATGCTGTTCACATCCTAATACAATCTCAAGCAGGTCACTCACTGGATTTCCAAGCGAATATCTCGAAGCTCGGAGCTAATTCGTCAAAATGCAAAATGCGAGATGCTCTACTTGTTTCCGTTGCCACTCCATTGTCTCACTCTCGGAGCCTGCTGTTGCAGAGAGTTCTACGAGCTCTACGAA CCTGGAATTTGACACAAAGGCCTGAATGCAACAATCTTCTTTCAGTATATCAGCTTATCTCAAGGAAGACAAGAG